The window CACGGCGAAGAGAAGGTCCCCCAGCTCTTCCGAGACGGCGGCAGACTGCCGGTCCAGATCGATCGCGCTTGCCAGCTCGTCGATCTCCTCGCGGATCTTGCCGGTGACGCCGGACAGATCCCCCCAGTCGAACCCGAAGGCGGCGGCCTTCTCCTGAAGCCTCCTCGCGCGAGCCAGCGCGGGGATGCCGGCCGGAAGGCTCTTCATGGGCTCGGTGTCGGGAGGGGATTCCCTCCTCTTGCGCTCTTCCCACGTCTCCGGATCGCGGACGCCCGAAACCTCGATCGATCCGAAGACCTCCGGGTG is drawn from Candidatus Eisenbacteria bacterium and contains these coding sequences:
- a CDS encoding nucleoside triphosphate pyrophosphohydrolase, with translation HPEVFGSIEVSGVRDPETWEERKRRESPPDTEPMKSLPAGIPALARARRLQEKAAAFGFDWGDLSGVTGKIREEIDELASAIDLDRQSAAVSEELGDLLFAVVNLARHLGRDPEATLIAAAEKFRSRFNLMAGSLESDGYRLGRAKLETMEAYWQEAKRVQRRQAGAPPEAGRET